The Ptychodera flava strain L36383 chromosome 7, AS_Pfla_20210202, whole genome shotgun sequence DNA window TCTGAagtcattttcaaaatgatggaTCCGCACTCCTGGGAGGAACGACACACATGTAGAGCCCAACCCCGCACGCGTCGCCAACGTTGAGAATTTCAGCAAGATCAAGAAACAGGGCGAGAAGCTTACTCTAATAAATGAAGATTTGACACCAGGCACGTGTGGACAGTGCTTTATTTTTATTCGGTGAACACCAagaatatttttacaatgtGTCCATCCATGTAACATCCCAAGACTTTCAAGAAAAGAAGACGAccaaattgtcattttcttgctTCTTCTTATGATATTTTATGTCGACCCTAGTGTACCTCTACGTTTCCATTGTAAAGATACTTGGATATCTCGGTTATCCGTTTCAAAGACGAAAGAAAATGTTTCTTCTTAGCTTAATGTACCCTCGCTGCAATTTCTGAGGGAATAAGAAATTAATTGAGGCACGAGACAGTTTGGTAATACAAGAATCACAATGATACAGATTGCAATGTTTCTTTGCTAAATATACGTTTCTTCAGTGCCATCGAAAATCGAACTATGAACGCGCGAAATGTTTTCGGCAAACTTAAAGTTGATTCTACGAGCTGTGAATATCGTACAGTTTTCTTATTGGAGTGTCATCCCCTCTTCTGTTTTCTCGTTTTCAGTGAGACTTTTACGTCAAAACTGTACaggacttaaggtagaacgcgcctcgggggacagacattcggactcttaaatttctacaattcttttctgatctacctcttgttggggctcattctaaagctcttggagaaagaaaaacttttgccttcttattttttccgaaaatctgaaattgtgttttcccccatacagttaacacagagatggcggccatttttaatttcaaatatcgcaaaatgttaagtaatttgtatcgctagttccaaagtttgcacggtgaccccctggttttattgttgatttgtatAATTGGtcagagaatagttgaaaggttcattcagaaaagtttgagcaaaagtttaagtctttcactttcgaggcgcatactaccttaatcatgatgatgatgatgatgatgatgatggcagcCAAAACGACTATTGCTACTGCTAACACCCCGAAGGCAAAGAAATCGCTGATAATcacaattatgaaaatactaTATACTTCACGAAAATGATAATATGATACGATATTAAATCAAACATTATtaggtttttcaaaatgtcttgACATATCACGATACgtaaaactttgtacaaatgctgttttaaagtttccttaaCACCTGCATAATTGCTCGTCACACCGTTATCTCTTTGAAAACATGTAAATTGGCGCTGAAGCAAAACGCCAGAAAAAGTATTCTAGGCAAGAAAGACAACTTGCCTCATCAACAAAATGAAGTTCAAAAGCTTCAGGCCTGCGATGTGCTGGTGTTTGTGGTGACAGTGCGCACAGTCGTGCCTTCTTGCTCGCCATGACTTGACGAGTTCGAGTTAATTATACCCCTGCGGAGCGTTCCGATTATCTGGGCATACGCATCTCTGAACCTGGTGTTCATGACGCCGTAGATGATCGGGTTGACGCAGCCGGCTACCAGATACAGAGCCGTCAGGTACAGGTGGGCGTCCGGCGGAGCGCTGTGGCTAGTGTCAATCATGCGGAATATCGGATAAGGCAGATAGCCCAGGAGGATAACCACGAAGACTACGGCGGTCATCTTACAGAGCTGAATTTCGTGCTTGCCGATGGCTGAGCTACCCTGCCCGTGCTGTTGGATCTTAAGCCTATTCCAGTGCACGTAGATAAATATGCGGCAATAGAGAACGATGGTGATGAGGCTCGGCAGTGCGATCAATAATACGATCAGCAATAACTGTTGTTTCATTCCCTGGGGTGGGAGGAGGGTGCAGCGGAGAGAGGAGGTTGAATAACCGATCATCGGCGTTGGGCTGACGAAGGACGGTATGAAGATCACTATAGGTAAAACCCAGGCCACCAGTATGGCGCCGACCGTGGATTTGGTAGTGGTCAATCGTTTGTAAGAGTTCTGCTGGACGATACGGAGGTAGCGGTTGAAAGATATGAAAGTGACGTGCCACAGCGAAGCACCGACCAGCCCTGGATTCAGGTAAAAGTGTAAGGCGCATAGCGTGTACGGCAGTCGCATACGGCAGTGGAGGTACGAGTCGAGGATGGGAATGATGACGCAGGTGATGAAGACGATATCTGTGTACGTCATGCTGAGCACGAAACTGTTGGCCAGAGTCCGTAGATTCTTGGTCATCAGCACGGCAAAGTTGACCAGAACGTTACCCAGGAGACCGATAATCACGAAAACGCTGCACAGAACGACCACCAATATCCTGCTCGGCGTTGAGATGGTGCAGGTGTACACCCCCTTGGCCGCCACGCCGTCGCTGTCTTCACCGCCGAGGGTGGAATTCTCGAACGTGCTGTTCATGTTAAAAGCTGGCTGTATGAACTTCTGATATGCTGTATGACATCAATAAATCATCTGTATCAGAGAAAGCAGGTCATCCTTTTTTATAGCAGCAGGCAACGGATATATAGTTAATAAGCTGACTTGGTGTTCTCATCGTTTCGCATAATAAAGCAGTATCAATAATGCATATTATTGGCTCATACGTAGAATACGCCCGGGGATTAGGATCCTCAATTTTTTTACTTGGATTTCTGATCTACAGcttttgtttgctgatttgaAAGCTCTTGGGTAATTACAGTTACCACTTTgcttattttgagaaaatcgaatttttatatttttccctTCAGTGTTAACACAAAGATGGTGgccttttgattttcaaatatcggtaaactgAATTGTGGTAActaaatttgcaaggtgacctatgatttttattttttatttgataagAGAACTGATGAAAGTTTCATAGTTTTGttaagtttgagtaaaagtttgtctttcacattCGAGGTGAATACTACCAGACGAATGTCGTGCGGTTCTTTTTCTTCGAACTGACCATACACGAGAGCGTTATTAGTTAAATCTTTATTCAAAGTCATCCTCACTTGCCGATAGAAACTGTTTAAATTTACTATATATTCTTGACTATCGTCACGCACTGAGTACATTCGGTGAAATTTACTCAGTTCCTGTTGGAAATCGCATACTTCCCTTAAATCGACCAATCCCAGTCCAAATTATTCCGCACAGATCTTAATATGATGTCACAGACGATATTTTGGCGTTTGAAGCTGGCAAAAATGTAGTATTATCAAAGAATATGACTGTGAACTGATGTGCCTTATTAACTTCATACCGTCTCTTTTCCTGTAGGTTAAGAGATTTATGCAATATTCGATGGGCGTCCATTCAAAGTCACGTGATACTACAATTCAATCATTGCCACAATTTATCGAAATCTCATTATGGACCTTGATCGACAAAGCGGTCATACAGCAAATACTCTCGAAGTCGTATCATTTTCAATTAATTTCAGAAGATTGCTCCAAAGTTATCAACTCATCGTCCGTGACGTCGCGAAGCTGTTCGCAGTTCACAGCAGCAATTGGCTTTGTTTATGAACATGACAAAACGCTGAGTAGCTTATCAAAGTATCCGTAACTTTTCGTTTAAGCAGACGGCATGCAATGAATCCAATTCATCAGCCTAGATTTGCTGTCTAACCtgactttttgtttgtttctttaaatGATACCTCGTTGCAGTATTTTTATAAATGCCATGATTGACGTCAACAGTTAATATGCAACTACGAAATTATAGGCGGACCAGTAGCCCAACAGAGATTGTGTCAAAACTTGATCTTTCACGGACGTGTCTGATTTGATCGGCGGCAATTCGAGGTGTGATATCGTTTACTCAGGCGCCATAGCCTTCTGGTAGGGCCTCGTCAATATTGCAGTAATAAGCACCATCTCTTTGGGGAGCAATGAAAAATTGCGATCTGACCCTTGCTATCACTTGTTATTATTCAACTAGAAGCGCCGCCATAACTAAAAGTTTAGAACTCCTTCGTCGTAGCTCTGAATACGAGGCCATCATTTTCGGAACTTGTAGGGTTATTCTAATGCTAACTTCtatcaaaataagaaaaaagctgttggatttcatcaatttcgcgaTATCCGCTCATGATTGCCAGATCACACTAGCCcctcaatgaaatatttcaatacaaGTAATTGATCAATAGTATCAAATAGATGAAATTGCATACGTATTACCAACTGGTCATTAACTGGTCATAAACTCTTTACTGGCCATAAACTCTGAACAAGGCATACTGTATGTCGTTTGCTCACATGACAAGTCACATGACCAGCCCGGCTAATGGAAAAGGCCTCTTGAAATGCTATTTTCATCAAGCAAAATTGATACTATACAATATTGAGCACTGTAAGCCTGAAAAGTTTGTACGACGCACAGCGATCCGAAAAAAGTTGCACGTGCTTTTATCGAAAAGGTCATGGTGCTACTTGTACAATCAATCACGAAATGCTCGCATAacaagttttattttttgtagcgTACACGGCACAAATAAGTAGTCATCTTCCCGAGGTTATTGTTTTTCGGTAATGAGTAAAATTATTATGTTCGTGAAACCCCAGTGGATGACCGTCTTGTTGGATTCGATCGTAAGGTTTCATCTGCCATCAATCTCAGGAAGCATCACAAGTTAAACAACCGGGCAGTCCATGCATTACCTATGTCACATAGATATAGCGCAACTACTGAAAAGAGTCGGGGTTAGATGGATCGCATAGCTGACGTAAGTCTGTTTCGGCTCAACTTACCCGGTGAATCGTATGTTAGGCACGACTCGGACGCACTTTCACGAAAACGTTTGTACAATACCAGCTACCACGTTCTAACTAAGTttgtttccgtaaattaatGCTCAGCTTTCGATAcatataaagttttgtaataaacTCATAATATTGGATAGAATAGCGTATTGCGTTACTCTTTGAATGctttaaaatatgtcatttcggccatttgaagaaaattctttgtttgccgtgcTTGGATTTTTGagaaacctaccagccagccaagGAAAACAACAagcacagacaaaaaacacacgTGTATTAACATAGaagctcattttttatttggtttcttttcgaaaaattatataatacttttatttgttatagtgttaacattgtgtttgttatcttaattttctctgaaaacttgaacgcggacggcaaacaaagaattttattttaagCGCCTCACCTACAAGTCCATGCCCTGTGTTTGGAAGGTCTGTGGTACAGATTCAAATTCACAGGTAAGGTTAACGGTGGGTGTAGAAACGCAACTGTCTGTGGCGGGGTAGGCTGCGTCTATGCGGATCAtaaaaaggtcaaccccgcaaCGGACAGCTGCGGGTCCGCCTTGGGTAGGAAAAATGGGTAAATTACGACGACCCAACTTGGGTGGGGactttaaatggcaaaataaaccaaagtgaaatGTAATTCGGTAAAATGATCCATActtgcctgaactctgattttTGCTCATTCTCTAattccttttgtgaacaaaatctcaggtcaaaggtcatagaaaattctgaaaaataatactttaaaaagcTTCTTCTCGAAATTGACAGGgcctgtgaccttgaaacttgcCACATAAGAACCTGGCCCCTATGGTCtaaaaaaaatttgtaaataaatttaatTGATAAATTTTAATAGGTATGAGGTCAACtttaaagttgaaaaaaatctgagatGGCCGTAAGAGAAAGGGTCTAAACATTATTGATATGGATTGTGACacataggggagggtcactgttttCTGCTAATGgaaattggggagggtcacttttttcttgcaaacactttttaaGGGCCACTATTTTCAAATACACCTGCTCTCCCTCCCTATAAAttttgtccagtcccttactgtCATAACCTAGGCGCCTACGTGAAGAATCCTTAGGCACACGTATGGCGGGCCTCTAAGTCGCAATGGTGATTTACCTGTGTATAAATCGATAAATTAAATTCCATTGAAAATGCATCTGTTTCTAGCTTCAACTGCAGAACAAGAATAGAGTATCTTGAATCGTAAAACGTGAATCGTGGCACTTGAATGCTTGAATTTGGCTCATCTGGACTGTATGAGCGTCACAATGCAAGCGACCACATCAACCGCATTCTTTCGTTAATATAAAAACATAGAAATACGTTCATGTACATGGTGTACGTACGCTCATCGCGACCTGCGCTCCGTCGTCCACttaatgttttgatatatatatatatatatatatatatatatatatatatatatatatatatataatatatatatatatagatttcACGCTCGGATGATTAATAAGTGACTTTAATTaacctgatatatatatatatatattatatatatatatatatatatatatatatatatatatatatatatatatacacatcatTCTCACGCTCGGATTATAAGTGACTTTAATTAACCTGCATGTGTTACGGCGATGAATCAGTATTGTTTGCTCTCAACATTAATTTCATTCTAATTGTCGCTTGATGCGAGTTTCATTTTGTCTTTTACTTccaacgcgattggaactaatttggggagaagtggatcttcatatttttcaaatttttcaaaagtgttaggtgccctgtgGCTAAATGCTAATGTAAAAAAAGCGGATAAGAGTACGTTTGCAGATTAAATTGACATTAATTCaggatccaattatcccaaattagttccaatcgtgtttttatgATCAGATATCTAACAAAGCACTCTtctatggggtgagaacaccgccaaaattatcttgaaatatttatttaaacttatcttatcattattattccatttattttggtgattttgtgataattatgtaaatattgtgccattattatgcaattgtttgatcattatttggatattattttgatataATAACAAACctatttggtaattcggttgttgtgacattatttggcattgatgtcttgatttggaacttatttcacaattattatgccattatttggtgatttggtcatttttatgtcattattttgtctttatttttcgattatttggtcatgattatgacattatcttgatattatcttgacattattatgaatttattatgttaattcggttattttgccattattcggcattgatgtcttgatttggaacttatttcatcattattttgccattatttggtgatttggtcatttttatgtcattatttggtctttattatgcgattatttggtgattattacgacattaccttgacattattacgaatttattatgttaattcggttctttttcatTATTCGgtattgatgtcttgatttggaacttatttcatcattattttgccattatttggtgatttggtcattttttacgtcattatttggtctttattatgcgattatttggtgattattacgacattattatgaatttattatgttaattcggttctttttcaattattcggcattgatgtcttgatttggaacttatttcatcattattatgccattatttggtgatttggtcttttttatgtcattatttggtctttattatgcgattatttggtgattattacgacattattaTGATTTATTATGTTATatcggttctttttcaattattcggcattgatgtcttgatttggaacttatttcatcattattatgccattatttggtgatttggtcatttttatgtcattatttggtctttattatgcgattatttggtgattattacgacattaccttgacattattatgaatttattatgttaattcggttcttttgccattattcggcattgatgtcttgatttggaacttatttcatcattattctgcattattaggtgatttggtcatttttatgtcattatttggtctttattacgcgattatttggtcatgattacgacattatcttgatattatcttgacattattatgaatttattatgttaattcggttgttttgctattatttagtatttatgtcttgatttggaacttatctcatcattattatttcattatttggagattgggtcatttttgtgtcattactagccattattatgcgatatttggtcatgattacgacattattatgacattagcttggctttcaattatttgacctactttattatctgaactcattatttgacctgcatttgaaccctacccagaaatcattgcacatcacAATGGCGGCTGTGATTTGGTCGGTCTCCTCGGACAGAGAGAAAAAACCGGGCATTgcgtaagttttaaagcgcagctcagcatatcgcgtatctagaatagttgggcgtgctcgaaaacagaGGTCGACCACGATTTcggattaaaaatcgattgttttcggcggcggaactgggctgtGGTGGGGGTAGCCGACGGTGGCATGTCTCCATAGCTATACCTATAGGCTAGGCAgttactagccctgcgtacgatgctgtgtgttccgctacggctaaccgccccgctcaccacagccctgcaaagacccgtacgtagagttggtgacttcaaatccatttttggacttgacgtaaaaagccaaattactgccgaaattcagcgttcttgggcccaagtcgtatccctgcctacctcagctactcgatcgcttccaaaaatgccagtcttttattcacttttcgtaaataaccgtcgatgtcggcaactctctcgctagccctgcgtacgtacgcagtgtacgctgtgtgtcaggaacgcacacagggaatgcacagcgtacactgcgtacgtacgcagggctagcgagagagttgccgacatcgacggttatttacgaaaaaagaataaaagactggcatttttgaagcgatcgagtagctgaggtaggcagggatacgacttgggccaagaacgctgaatttcggcaagAACGCTATtcgcagtaatttggctttttacgttaagtccaaaaatggatttgaagtcaccaactctacgtacgggtctttgcagggctgtggtgagcagggctattagctgtagcggaacacacagcatcgtacgcagggctaggcagtTACTAGCCTAGACTCTCCACaatcgctgtgccttgttttgtgcgcgccgcgatgggcctgcattcgaaggctgcgcagctgtgagcacgcgctgccagacacagcgactgtcggttcttgcaaagatatgaatattcataagggtagtgacgtcaaaagaaacacctatctaacggGGTGGAGAGAATATATTCTAGAAACTGGTAGACCTACATAcgcagtatgtttttatttttaatttttaatttta harbors:
- the LOC139136388 gene encoding protein trapped in endoderm-1-like; amino-acid sequence: MNSTFENSTLGGEDSDGVAAKGVYTCTISTPSRILVVVLCSVFVIIGLLGNVLVNFAVLMTKNLRTLANSFVLSMTYTDIVFITCVIIPILDSYLHCRMRLPYTLCALHFYLNPGLVGASLWHVTFISFNRYLRIVQQNSYKRLTTTKSTVGAILVAWVLPIVIFIPSFVSPTPMIGYSTSSLRCTLLPPQGMKQQLLLIVLLIALPSLITIVLYCRIFIYVHWNRLKIQQHGQGSSAIGKHEIQLCKMTAVVFVVILLGYLPYPIFRMIDTSHSAPPDAHLYLTALYLVAGCVNPIIYGVMNTRFRDAYAQIIGTLRRGIINSNSSSHGEQEGTTVRTVTTNTSTSQA